Proteins found in one Triticum aestivum cultivar Chinese Spring chromosome 4D, IWGSC CS RefSeq v2.1, whole genome shotgun sequence genomic segment:
- the LOC123096760 gene encoding probable GTP-binding protein OBGM, mitochondrial isoform X3, whose protein sequence is MWRRPQAVLCRISPANLSPVAWAGGGASYHGSLPEGGRGKAAPLQARGMVDRFRLLARGGDGGNGCISQRRSRSDRQGRPDGGDGGTGGNVILECSRSVWDFSNLQHHTKAVRGGNGLSKKQIGTRGPDKVAQVPVGTVIHLVRGERPSFTVNKPTRSLDPWDIPDAVDDSADSSNQKNKDGINGNEAERERSNQWEKQTYPSTCSKARFSNAEDSDASSIQPQVDLDENDQFDDDDEEFWEDEEETEEEALDSDEEGEEDDIQYSVAEMTRPGQRLIVAQGGEGGLGNASIGRDVRLSKGNRQEEVARLSTGQPGTESFLVLELKSIADVGLVGLPNAGKSTLLSALSRARPEIADYAFTTLRPNIGSLTYDDYLSVKVADIPGLIKGAHENRGLGHAFLRHIERTKVLSYVLDLAATLNGRKGIPPWEQLRDLVVELEHYQEGMTKRPSLIVANKIDEEGADAMYEELKGRVQGVPIFPVCAILQEGVPDLRVGLRDLMDASDRQGVDLSKIIVD, encoded by the exons ATGTGGCGGCGGCCGCAAGCTGTCCTGTGTCGCATCTCGCCGGCGAACCTGTCTCCAGTGGCATGGGCTGGTGGTGGGGCGAGCTACCATGGCTCCTTGCCAGAGGGGGGGAGGGGAAAGGCGGCGCCTTTGCAG GCACGTGGGATGGTGGACAGGTTCCGGCTACTTGCCAGAGGTGGCGATGGTGGCAATGGCTGCATCAGCCAAAGGCGCTCCAGGTCCGACCGCCAAGGCAGGCCCGATG GTGGCGATGGAGGGACTGGTGGTAATGTCATTCTTGAGTGCTCAAGATCTGTCTGGGATTTCAGTAACTTGCAACATCACACG AAAGCAGTCCGAGGAGGCAATGGACTTTCTAAGAAACAGATAGGGACAAGAGGTCCTGACAAG GTCGCCCAAGTACCAGTTGGCACAGTGATTCATCTAGTCCGAGGAGAGCGACCGTCTTTCACTGTAAATAAACCAACCAGATCTCTAGATCCATGGGATATCCCAGATGCTGTGGATGACTCTGCAGACAGTTCCAATCAGAAGAACAAGGATGGCATTAATGGAAATGAAGCTGAAAGAGAAAGAAGCAATCAGTGGGAGAAGCAAACATACCCTAGTACATGCTCCAAGGCTAGATTTTCGAACGCTGAAGATAGTGATGCAAGTAGCATTCAACCTCAGGTCGATTTGGATGAAAATGATCAGtttgatgacgacgatgaagaatTTTGGGAGGATGAAGAAGAGACGGAGGAAGAGGCTCTAGATTCAGATGAGGAGGGGGAAGAAGATGACATACAGTATTCTGTTGCTGAAATGACAAGACCTGGGCAACGGTTGATCGTAGCACAAGGAGGGGAGGGTGGGCTAGGGAATGCTTCTATCGGCAGAGACGTCCGTCTATCCAAAGGAAACAGACAAGAGGAGGTAGCCCGTTTAAGTACTGGACAGCCAGGAACAGAGTCTTTTCTTGTCTTAGAACTGAAGAGCATTGCTGATGTTGGCCTTGTTGGTTTGCCTAATGCCGGAAAGAGCACACTTCTGAGTGCTCTCTCTAGGGCTCGCCCGGAGATTGCTGACTATGCGTTCACCACACTAAGGCCCAATATTGGTAGCCTAACCTACGACGACTACTTGTCAGTGAAAGTTGCTGACATACCTGGTCTTATCAAAGGTGCCCATGAGAACCGTGGCCTGGGCCATGCCTTCTTGAGGCACATTGAGCGCACCAAAGTTCTGTCCTATGTGCTTGACCTGGCAGCAACACTCAACGGTAGGAAGGGTATCCCACCATGGGAGCAGCTACGCGATCTGGTCGTGGAGCTAGAGCATTACCAAGAAGGCATGACAAAGCGGCCATCGTTGATTGTGGCAAACAAAATAGATGAAGAGGGAGCTGACGCGATGTATGAAGAACTGAAGGGGAGAGTGCAAGGTGTTCCGATATTTCCAGTGTGTGCCATCTTGCAAGAGGGAGTACCTGATCTGAGAGTTGGCCTGAGAGACCTTATGGATGCCTCGGATCGGCAAGGTGTCGATTTGAGCAAAATTATTGTAGACTAA
- the ALI1 gene encoding metallothionein-like protein 1, whose protein sequence is MSCNCGSGCSCGSDCKCGKMYPDLTEQGSAAAQVAAVVVLGVAPENKAGQFEVAAGQSGEGCSCGDNCKCNPCNC, encoded by the exons ATGTCTTGCAACTGTGGATCCGGTTGCAGCTGCGGCTCAGACTGCAAGTGCGG GAAGATGTACCCTGATCTGACGGAGCAGGGCAGCGCCGCCGCCCAGGTCGCCGCCGTGGTCGTCCTCGGCGTGGCGCCTGAGAACAAGGCGGGGCAGTTCGAGGTGGCCGCCGGGCAGTCCGGCGAGGGCTGCAGCTGCGGCGACAACTGCAAGTGCAACCCCTGCAACTGTTAA
- the LOC123096760 gene encoding probable GTP-binding protein OBGM, mitochondrial isoform X1, with product MCPVVKMWRRPQAVLCRISPANLSPVAWAGGGASYHGSLPEGGRGKAAPLQARGMVDRFRLLARGGDGGNGCISQRRSRSDRQGRPDGGDGGTGGNVILECSRSVWDFSNLQHHTKAVRGGNGLSKKQIGTRGPDKVAQVPVGTVIHLVRGERPSFTVNKPTRSLDPWDIPDAVDDSADSSNQKNKDGINGNEAERERSNQWEKQTYPSTCSKARFSNAEDSDASSIQPQVDLDENDQFDDDDEEFWEDEEETEEEALDSDEEGEEDDIQYSVAEMTRPGQRLIVAQGGEGGLGNASIGRDVRLSKGNRQEEVARLSTGQPGTESFLVLELKSIADVGLVGLPNAGKSTLLSALSRARPEIADYAFTTLRPNIGSLTYDDYLSVKVADIPGLIKGAHENRGLGHAFLRHIERTKVLSYVLDLAATLNGRKGIPPWEQLRDLVVELEHYQEGMTKRPSLIVANKIDEEGADAMYEELKGRVQGVPIFPVCAILQEGVPDLRVGLRDLMDASDRQGVDLSKIIVD from the exons ATGTGTCCAG TAGTGAAGATGTGGCGGCGGCCGCAAGCTGTCCTGTGTCGCATCTCGCCGGCGAACCTGTCTCCAGTGGCATGGGCTGGTGGTGGGGCGAGCTACCATGGCTCCTTGCCAGAGGGGGGGAGGGGAAAGGCGGCGCCTTTGCAG GCACGTGGGATGGTGGACAGGTTCCGGCTACTTGCCAGAGGTGGCGATGGTGGCAATGGCTGCATCAGCCAAAGGCGCTCCAGGTCCGACCGCCAAGGCAGGCCCGATG GTGGCGATGGAGGGACTGGTGGTAATGTCATTCTTGAGTGCTCAAGATCTGTCTGGGATTTCAGTAACTTGCAACATCACACG AAAGCAGTCCGAGGAGGCAATGGACTTTCTAAGAAACAGATAGGGACAAGAGGTCCTGACAAG GTCGCCCAAGTACCAGTTGGCACAGTGATTCATCTAGTCCGAGGAGAGCGACCGTCTTTCACTGTAAATAAACCAACCAGATCTCTAGATCCATGGGATATCCCAGATGCTGTGGATGACTCTGCAGACAGTTCCAATCAGAAGAACAAGGATGGCATTAATGGAAATGAAGCTGAAAGAGAAAGAAGCAATCAGTGGGAGAAGCAAACATACCCTAGTACATGCTCCAAGGCTAGATTTTCGAACGCTGAAGATAGTGATGCAAGTAGCATTCAACCTCAGGTCGATTTGGATGAAAATGATCAGtttgatgacgacgatgaagaatTTTGGGAGGATGAAGAAGAGACGGAGGAAGAGGCTCTAGATTCAGATGAGGAGGGGGAAGAAGATGACATACAGTATTCTGTTGCTGAAATGACAAGACCTGGGCAACGGTTGATCGTAGCACAAGGAGGGGAGGGTGGGCTAGGGAATGCTTCTATCGGCAGAGACGTCCGTCTATCCAAAGGAAACAGACAAGAGGAGGTAGCCCGTTTAAGTACTGGACAGCCAGGAACAGAGTCTTTTCTTGTCTTAGAACTGAAGAGCATTGCTGATGTTGGCCTTGTTGGTTTGCCTAATGCCGGAAAGAGCACACTTCTGAGTGCTCTCTCTAGGGCTCGCCCGGAGATTGCTGACTATGCGTTCACCACACTAAGGCCCAATATTGGTAGCCTAACCTACGACGACTACTTGTCAGTGAAAGTTGCTGACATACCTGGTCTTATCAAAGGTGCCCATGAGAACCGTGGCCTGGGCCATGCCTTCTTGAGGCACATTGAGCGCACCAAAGTTCTGTCCTATGTGCTTGACCTGGCAGCAACACTCAACGGTAGGAAGGGTATCCCACCATGGGAGCAGCTACGCGATCTGGTCGTGGAGCTAGAGCATTACCAAGAAGGCATGACAAAGCGGCCATCGTTGATTGTGGCAAACAAAATAGATGAAGAGGGAGCTGACGCGATGTATGAAGAACTGAAGGGGAGAGTGCAAGGTGTTCCGATATTTCCAGTGTGTGCCATCTTGCAAGAGGGAGTACCTGATCTGAGAGTTGGCCTGAGAGACCTTATGGATGCCTCGGATCGGCAAGGTGTCGATTTGAGCAAAATTATTGTAGACTAA
- the LOC123096760 gene encoding probable GTP-binding protein OBGM, mitochondrial isoform X2 has translation MAPCQRGGGERRRLCRSQPIFLQLYVGYTFPQACSDESTMSRGIEYPLFQARGMVDRFRLLARGGDGGNGCISQRRSRSDRQGRPDGGDGGTGGNVILECSRSVWDFSNLQHHTKAVRGGNGLSKKQIGTRGPDKVAQVPVGTVIHLVRGERPSFTVNKPTRSLDPWDIPDAVDDSADSSNQKNKDGINGNEAERERSNQWEKQTYPSTCSKARFSNAEDSDASSIQPQVDLDENDQFDDDDEEFWEDEEETEEEALDSDEEGEEDDIQYSVAEMTRPGQRLIVAQGGEGGLGNASIGRDVRLSKGNRQEEVARLSTGQPGTESFLVLELKSIADVGLVGLPNAGKSTLLSALSRARPEIADYAFTTLRPNIGSLTYDDYLSVKVADIPGLIKGAHENRGLGHAFLRHIERTKVLSYVLDLAATLNGRKGIPPWEQLRDLVVELEHYQEGMTKRPSLIVANKIDEEGADAMYEELKGRVQGVPIFPVCAILQEGVPDLRVGLRDLMDASDRQGVDLSKIIVD, from the exons ATGGCTCCTTGCCAGAGGGGGGGAGGGGAAAGGCGGCGCCTTTGCAGGTCACAGCCTATCTTCTTACAACTTTACGTGGGCTACACTTTTCCTCAAGCTTGTTCCGACGAATCAACGATGAGCCGAGGCATTGAATACCCATTGTTCCAGGCACGTGGGATGGTGGACAGGTTCCGGCTACTTGCCAGAGGTGGCGATGGTGGCAATGGCTGCATCAGCCAAAGGCGCTCCAGGTCCGACCGCCAAGGCAGGCCCGATG GTGGCGATGGAGGGACTGGTGGTAATGTCATTCTTGAGTGCTCAAGATCTGTCTGGGATTTCAGTAACTTGCAACATCACACG AAAGCAGTCCGAGGAGGCAATGGACTTTCTAAGAAACAGATAGGGACAAGAGGTCCTGACAAG GTCGCCCAAGTACCAGTTGGCACAGTGATTCATCTAGTCCGAGGAGAGCGACCGTCTTTCACTGTAAATAAACCAACCAGATCTCTAGATCCATGGGATATCCCAGATGCTGTGGATGACTCTGCAGACAGTTCCAATCAGAAGAACAAGGATGGCATTAATGGAAATGAAGCTGAAAGAGAAAGAAGCAATCAGTGGGAGAAGCAAACATACCCTAGTACATGCTCCAAGGCTAGATTTTCGAACGCTGAAGATAGTGATGCAAGTAGCATTCAACCTCAGGTCGATTTGGATGAAAATGATCAGtttgatgacgacgatgaagaatTTTGGGAGGATGAAGAAGAGACGGAGGAAGAGGCTCTAGATTCAGATGAGGAGGGGGAAGAAGATGACATACAGTATTCTGTTGCTGAAATGACAAGACCTGGGCAACGGTTGATCGTAGCACAAGGAGGGGAGGGTGGGCTAGGGAATGCTTCTATCGGCAGAGACGTCCGTCTATCCAAAGGAAACAGACAAGAGGAGGTAGCCCGTTTAAGTACTGGACAGCCAGGAACAGAGTCTTTTCTTGTCTTAGAACTGAAGAGCATTGCTGATGTTGGCCTTGTTGGTTTGCCTAATGCCGGAAAGAGCACACTTCTGAGTGCTCTCTCTAGGGCTCGCCCGGAGATTGCTGACTATGCGTTCACCACACTAAGGCCCAATATTGGTAGCCTAACCTACGACGACTACTTGTCAGTGAAAGTTGCTGACATACCTGGTCTTATCAAAGGTGCCCATGAGAACCGTGGCCTGGGCCATGCCTTCTTGAGGCACATTGAGCGCACCAAAGTTCTGTCCTATGTGCTTGACCTGGCAGCAACACTCAACGGTAGGAAGGGTATCCCACCATGGGAGCAGCTACGCGATCTGGTCGTGGAGCTAGAGCATTACCAAGAAGGCATGACAAAGCGGCCATCGTTGATTGTGGCAAACAAAATAGATGAAGAGGGAGCTGACGCGATGTATGAAGAACTGAAGGGGAGAGTGCAAGGTGTTCCGATATTTCCAGTGTGTGCCATCTTGCAAGAGGGAGTACCTGATCTGAGAGTTGGCCTGAGAGACCTTATGGATGCCTCGGATCGGCAAGGTGTCGATTTGAGCAAAATTATTGTAGACTAA